One Nocardia huaxiensis genomic window, ATGTTCTCGCGCGAAAGTGCCCGCAGCGCAGGGGAAACCGTGGCGTCTCGACCCAGCGTCGCACCACCCGCGCGGCCGTGATCACTGGCTACCGCGCCGATCGCGGCGAGGGTCGGCCAGCCGATGTGGCAGCCGGTGGCGCTGCGGTCCATGACCGACGCCGCGTACGCGTACGAGGCCAGCGCGATTTCCGGAATTCCATACGGCACGGCATGAATTCGAGCCCACGGTTCCAGTTGCGCCGCGGGGCGCGTGGGAGCGGGACGCTCGGTTGTGGGCGGTGCGGCATTGTCGTGCTCCAGTCGCGGACTGCATGCAGTCAACGCGACGACAGCACCGACGGATAAGCCGATGAAAATATGTCTCGACCACGCGGAATTTCGGCGTGGCCACCCCCGACAGATGAACACGGGCAAGACAATAACGGGAGTTTTGCCGAGTGCCGGATCTCGCCATAGCGAAAAGCTATCTGTGAGTAGCGTTTTGGCCGTATTGACAGTTGCGTGGGTCACACGGAAGGGCTGAAAACAAGCCGTCTGAGACGATTATTCGACAAAGTGGCGGAAAATGATTGTGACGAAGACTACAGCCCCTGTAACGAAGCCGGGCATGGATAGGATGCAACTCAATTGCGCACAAATAGATCCGGAGATTCCCGTGACCGATCCTGAACCTCGCGTGGTCATCGAGGCGCATCTACTGCGCACGCAGGCCACCCTCGACGCGCTCGTGCACGGCACCGCACCGGTGCGAACGCGGCGCGCGGTGCCGCGCCTGCTCATGTACTCACTCGTGACGGCACTCGTCATCGCGGCGGGCGTGGTCGCCGCCGAGTACATCATCGGCCTGATCCAGGCCGGCAGGCACTGAGTCAGTCCCAGAGGTAGGTGTAGATCCCCTGTGCCGCAAAGGTCGCGGGGAACAGCAGCACCAGCAGCGTGGGGTCGAGCGCATTCCAGAGCCGCGCCAGTCGAGCAGCGGCCACCTCACCCACTCGCACATATCCGGCAATCGCCACTGTGAGGCCGATCAGTGCCCCTGCGCCCGTGAGCTCCATGGCCTGAATCGCGGTGTCTCCCTGGGCTGTATCCCGCACCAGCGCCGCGCTCCCGGCCAAGGCCGCGACCAGCGGCACCAGCAGCAGGGGTGCGACATGGCGGGTATCGGTGTAGCCGCGGGTGCGCAGCAGCACCCCGACCGCGACCATGCCCGCGAGCGCGGCCTGCATCCAGATCCCGGTCCAGATCATGGTCGCGACAGCCAGACTCAGCGCCAGCGCCGCCGCGCCGACCGCCACGTCGAGGAAGTCGCGACCGCGGCCCAGCGCGGCCTCGGCCAGCGGCCGGGGCACCGGCTCACCGTTCTCGCCGCGCCGCACCAGTCCGAGCAGTCCCGATGACGCCGTGGCCGCGCGCGGAGCGACCGCGACCAGCGCCACCAGCACCGGAGCGGCCCACGCGGAGAGGGCGGTGACATTGGCGCCCGCCCACACCGCCGCCGCCAGGGCTGCGAACAGCAGCGCCGACGCGCCCGCGCCCAGCAGGACTCCGGCTCGGCGCGAACCGATTCCGGTCGCGATCGCGGCTCCGGCGAATCCGGCCGCGATCCCCGCGAGCGCGGCTACCAGAGGGCGCTCCCACATGCCGCTGATCGCTGCGGCGGCAAGAACCGGCACCAGTCCCCAGCCGATCGTGTCGCGCCCCCGGGGTCCACACGCGAAAGCGAGGACTGCGATGACCGCTGCCAGAACGACCAGCGTGAGCGTTCCGAACCAGCCCGCGCGCAGGGCGGTGACAAGCGTTGCGGTGCCGGTGAATCCGGCGACCAGCAGTCCGCCGAGCACCCGCTCGCGGCCGTCGGCAAACCTTTGGTAACTGCGGTCGACGGACGTCTCGACGGTGTCGACCACATCCTCCACGTAGGGGGTTCGCGCCGCCAGTTCCCGCGAAGTCAGGTGCAGGACAGTGCCGTCGAGCACGCCCGCCTCGGCGAGGGTGGCGTCGTACTCGAGCAGTCCGTGCGATGGGGCGGACAGCACCCAGACGGTGTCCGCGTCGGCCGGCTCGAGCTCCAGCAATTCGGTGATGTCGGTGAGATATTCCGCGATCGGACGTCGCGCGGGCAGGCTGACATCGAGCCGATTTTCCCCCGAAACGACCGAGAGGCGTATGAAATGCGCACTCATGGCGGTCATCATGCACGAGGTGTGCGCCGGCGTCGCCGCAGCCCCAACTGTCCGGTACGCGATGCGCGAATTATGCAATAGTGCACGAGTATTGATGTGATGCGAGCCATTCACGCAGTGTTACAACTATCGGGTGTGGCGCTGGCCATAAAACATCCGGCCGCGTTGGCCCACAGCACACATGTGGGTTAGCGTCTCGTTTGCGCACCAAGTCGGGGGTGCGGCAAAGCCTCATGTTTCTTCTGCACTGAGGAGTGCCGTGGGTACGAAATTCTCGGTCGCCAACAATGCGGTTACCGCGCACGCGACCAATCTTGATTCCACCGTTGCCGCTCTGAACGGCCAGGCTTCACGATTCCTGGCGTCCGTCGAGAGCCTGCCTTCCGTGTGGAAGGGCGCGTCCTTCGATTCCTGGGATCGCCTGTCCACCACCTGGCATCAGGCCATGAACGACCTGAACACCGCGCTGGAGCAGATCCGCGCCGGTATCGGCCAGGCGGGATCGCTCTACACCTCCGGTGAGGTCGACCAGGCCGGTGCGCTCGATTCCGCGTACCAGTCCTTCGCTTGGGACGCCGCCAAGTTCCGCGGCTGAGCCACAACACTTTTCATTCATCGGCGTGCTTCCCCGCGCCGATCGCGCCTTCGGCGACGCCTGCTGCTCCACCCCTGTCGCCGAAGGCCCGCTCACACGGTCGGTTTCCCGCACATTGATCCATCGTGCGCGGGAAACCGACTGTGCCTCAAATACTTTCGACCATAGGGGTCACAGCCATGTCTGATCTTTTCGCATACGACGAGGGTGTTGCCGAAGGCGCCTCCTCCGACCTGCTCGGCGTCGCCGGCGGCATCGAATCCTCCCTCGACGAACTCTCCGGCTTCGTGGGCCGCGTCCAATCCCAGTGGGAGGGCGACGAAATGCACACCTATCAGGCCATCCAATCCCAGTGGAACACCGCCGCCGACACCATCCGCGAAATCCTCCGCCAGATGACCGGCTCCCTGGAGAACAACACCGGCCTGGTCCGCGACATGCGCACCAGCGTCCGCGGTGCCATCACCCGCTGACCGTTCCCCGCCGCCGCAGCGCGGTCCGACATTCGCGAGTTCATGCGCGGCCTCGCGAGTGTCGGTCCGCGCTGCGCACCCGGCGCGCCTACCGCAAAAGGACAGCCCCCCAATGCGTTTCAAGAAGTACACGGCTACAGCCGTCCTCGCGGTAGCCAGCACCGCCGTCTTCACGGCCACCGCCAACGCCGAGACCGCGGCCCTGCCCACTGCCTTCCAGTTGCCCGCGGTCTCCGTTCCGCCCGCTGGCGAGATCGCCGCAGCGGATGAGGTCGCCGCAGATGGCGAGATTGTCGCGGCAGGCGGGGCCGTCGCCGTGGGCGATATCCTCGCGGCCAGTGAGATCGGCACAGTCGCAACGCTTCCCGCGGCCCCTGCTGCCGATGCTGCCAGTGGTGTGGACCCCCTGAAGGTTCAGAACGCCATCCTGGCGGGCGCGGGTATCGGCGCGGCAGTGACCGGCATCCCCGCCGCGGCCGTGGGCGGCATTACCGGCGCTGTCATCGGTGGCGCGATCGGGGGCGCCACCGCCTTCGCCGGTAGTGCCCTCACCGGCGTCGGCATCACCATCGCCGGAGCCGCCCTCGGCTGCGTCCTGACCCTCTGCCTCGCAGACGGATTGATCGTCCCCGCCCTCAGCGGCGCGATCATCCCCGCTGCCCTCGCCGCCGGAGCCGGCGGCGCGATCTCCGGAGCCCTCACCGGTGCCCTGCTCGGCGGCGCGGCCCTCGGCCTGCCCGCCGCCGCGGTCGGCGGCGTGGTGGGCGCCGGCATCGGCGGAGCCGCCGGCCTCGCCGGCATCACTCCTTAACCGCTGCACCCAGCCCGCACAAGCTCGCTATATCGGATCGGGGACCGATTACATGGCTGCCACATCGTCCGGGGTGCACGCTGACGCACCCGAAACCGACACAGGTCTGCTGGACCAAGCACTGACCTCCCTCACCGAAGGCCGCTTTCCGGCAGAGCTTTTCGTCATGGACGGCGACCCGGACCGGATCGCCGGCACCGGCCGCGCCTGGTCCGACTTCGGCCGCGCAACCACCGACGCCAGCCACCGCATCGCCGCCCTGGACACCTCCCGCTTCCTCGGCCTGGAAGCCACCCTCTTCACCGGCGTCAAGGACGACTATCTCGCCCACCGCCTGCAGATCACGGGCGAGGCCTACACCCGCGCCGGAAACTCGTTGCAGCAGTACGCCACAGAGCTGGCTCGCCTCCAGATCCAGATGGACCCCATCGCCGCCGACGCACCCCACACCTATGGGGAGCTTCAGGAAGCCGTTGCCGCAGTGCGGACTTCGAATGTGGTCACACTCGGCGGCGCGCTCGACCACCTCGGCAGGGTTCGGGCGCGCTGGGATTCTCTTGTCACCACGGCCACCGATCTGCAACGCGAGCTCAATCGTGCGGTCGAGACGACAGTCGCCGACATCAACTCGGCAACTGCCCTGCGGTTCGCCGAAAACCCCATTGGGGAACAAGCTTTCGCCATTGTCGGCCGTGGCATCGACTCGGTCTTCGACCGTCCCTTGAACCCCGTAGCAGCCCAGTCGGGTCCCATGCGGACACTCGTCAACGGGTCCGACACACTCAGCGAAATCGCGGGCGTCTCATCCACCGCGGCCATTCTCCCCTCGATCACCGCCGTCGCCGCGCCACTGACCGCCGCAGCCATCACCGGCAGCACCCTCTCGGCCGCGGCCGTGAAAACCGCCACCGGCATAGGAGATTGGCGCCGCATCCTGCTGCGCGCCGCCCTCGACGCCATCCCCCTGGCCAAACCCGCCCGTCTCGCCTACCGCGTCGCCGGTATCAGCGGCCTGGCCCCCACCGACGACCTTGTGGATCTCGTGGTCCCCGATCCCGACACCCCTACAGCAGCAGGGCGATTCGGCACGGGGAAACTCACCACCATCCCCGACCCCGCTCTCAGCGGAGCCCCGTTCGTGCTGCGCATCCCCACCCGCCTGAACCAGCGCGACCAGCAGCGCGGGGCCGAGTACGACGATGGCCGGCACAGCACCGGCACGGCGTCGGGCGAACGTATCCAACTGGTGCTGGATCCGGCCGCCGGCTACGAACAGCTCACCGTTCCCGCCTCCGGCGGCGGCGAACAGAACTTCATTCTGATCAACCACCGCGACGCACCCGTCCGCTACCGGTTCGCCGCACCGCTACCCGCGGACGGCCGCATCGAAGCCAACCCTGACGGATCGATGTCGATCGTCGACGCGGACGGTGGGGCCGTCGCTCATATCGCACGACCCTGGGCATACGACGCCCTCGGCCGACCGGTGGCCACCGACTACACCGCGGATGGCGAAGGACTCGTCCAAACCGTCTATCCCACACCGGATTCGGTCTTCCCGATCCTCGCCGATCCACCTATCCCCACCGCCCCCATCCCCACCGGGCCGCTGAGCGACGTCACCGCGACCGAAGGCCGCAATACCGCAACCTGGACCGTCGACGAACTCGGCCGGCCGGTCAAGGCCACCGCCATCCTCAAAGAGGCCTTCGCCGACGAAACACGCGGCAGCGCCGAGAACGACTACACCAGCCGGGTCGGCAAGGCAGGAGGTCGCGATGCCTCCAATGGCGGGCCGGACGACGGCGGCCATGTCATCGGCCACCGCTTCATGCGAGACCAGGGCCTGAAGAACATGTTCCCGCAGAACTGGAACTTCAACCGCAGCGCCTACAAGAAGCTCGAAAACGAGTGGGCCGCTTGGACGGACGCGGGCGGTGTCGTCTATGTGGACGTCGAGCTCGAGGAGTTCGACGGTGTTCGACCGGATGTCGTTCGGGTCCGATACCGCGTCGAAACACCCGATGGCACGGTCGTATACACGCCCGAGCAAGAGACTTTCGACAACGAATCGAATCAGGAGTTCAAACGGCTCACTGGAAAGCAGGTCCGGCGGCTGATGAAGGATGCCCTGGACGAGGAAGCCAATGGCGGCCAGGGTTCCGGCGGCGGTTCTCCTCGAGACGGAGAGGATGATTCGACCGTCGACCACGCGGACCCGGAGACATCGGAACCTGCTCCGGAGCCGACCGGTCCTCAGGACTCACTCATTGCGGTACCGCAGCCCGGCGACCATCAGTTGCCCGGACAGCCTTCCGGTCCCCGCGGCCCCGGCGTGCCAGGTGAGTTCGAGCAGCCGGAAGGCCCCGCCGTCCCGCTCGATCCAGAGAACCCCGATGTTCAGCCCCCGATCGAGCCCACCGAACCACAATTCCCCCTCGAACCGTCTCCTGTTGAACCGACTGTGCCAGAGCCGATTCAGCCGCCGGTGGTACCCGATCCGGTGAACCCGCCGGTGCAGCCACAGGACCCGGTCCCAGTACAGCCCGGCCTACCGCAGCCGCCGCCGGTGACATTGCCGTCGCCACCGCCGAACTATCACTTCGTGCCCGACGATTCCGCCAATCCCAATGGAGGATGGTGGCTCGCTCCGAATCCGAAGTACAGCGAGGTCTACCCGCCGGACGGACAAACGTTGCCGGTGCCACCGCAGGGCTACTCCTGGGAATATCGCAATGGGATCTGGAATCTGGAACAGACTCCACCCGGCTATACGGCGCCGCCGGGAACTCCGCACTGGCTACCGACGGCACCGCCGGGGTATCACTGGGGTCCGTACAACGGTGGCGGTGTCACCCTGCTCCCCGACAACCCGCAGCAGCCCAGTCAACCGCAGACCCTTCCACCGGCGCCCTACGGATACGGATGGTTGAGTCAACCCGGAGGCGCACAGCTGTATCCGATGCCGTACAAGCGTGTTCCGGGTGATCCACAGGGTCTCGACCCGAACCCGCAACCGACGCGACCGAACAAGCCGGACAACGGTGGCAGCAAAGACCCGTCGCTGTGGGATCGAATCAACCCGTTCGGTAAGGGCACGCCGGGGTTCCCCGGAATTCCGATCCCCCTCCCCAGGGGACGAATTCCCGTGCCGCGGTTCGCCGATCTGGACTCCGGGCCCGACCGCGCCCCTGAGCCGAACTACATCCCCGAGCCATCGGAGCCGACGCCGGACCACGAGGACTTCGCGCCACCGGAACCAGCACCCACGCCTGAACCCGAGACCTTCACACCACCGGATCCGCCGGAGGCCGACTACAGCCCGCCACCCGCGCCGGCTCCCGCTCCGACACCTGCTCCCGCAGCTCCGGAGCCCAGCCCCGGCCAGCCGACGCCGGCTCCGGCGCCTGGACCAGGATGGAATGGTGGAACCGGACCCAATCTGAGTCCCGAAGACCGAGTATGACCACGCGCAGCGACCTGACCTTGCTACCACCGACAGAAGAGATTGGAGCCCGAAAAGATGGCTGACCCCACCTTCGATTCGCCGGAAGCCGACGCCCTCCTCCTGGAAGTGGGCTCGAATATCCTCAGGGACCGAGAGTTTGCCGACGATTACGGGAAGTTTCGTTGGGAAGCGCTGAGTGTGGTCGTTCGGATCAATGATCATGCGATCTGGATGAACGGCTATGGCTACTCTGACACCGGCCGGTGGGAGGCGCGGACGCCGCGGAGCGATGATCTGAAGGACAAGATTCGACGTCTGCGAGCAGTCATGCAGAAACCCGGAGAGACTGCGTGGCAGTCCTGCCTCATTCAGCTCAAACGATCCGATATGGCATTGCAGATCGATTTCGAATACGACGACGTCGATCGCTGGTTCGACATGATGCCCAGAGAGCTCATGCCACAGTGAGTTTCAAATCGTTTGCGCGCGTCCTCGGGGCGAGATTCGGCCGCG contains:
- a CDS encoding EsaB/YukD family protein, with protein sequence MSAHFIRLSVVSGENRLDVSLPARRPIAEYLTDITELLELEPADADTVWVLSAPSHGLLEYDATLAEAGVLDGTVLHLTSRELAARTPYVEDVVDTVETSVDRSYQRFADGRERVLGGLLVAGFTGTATLVTALRAGWFGTLTLVVLAAVIAVLAFACGPRGRDTIGWGLVPVLAAAAISGMWERPLVAALAGIAAGFAGAAIATGIGSRRAGVLLGAGASALLFAALAAAVWAGANVTALSAWAAPVLVALVAVAPRAATASSGLLGLVRRGENGEPVPRPLAEAALGRGRDFLDVAVGAAALALSLAVATMIWTGIWMQAALAGMVAVGVLLRTRGYTDTRHVAPLLLVPLVAALAGSAALVRDTAQGDTAIQAMELTGAGALIGLTVAIAGYVRVGEVAAARLARLWNALDPTLLVLLFPATFAAQGIYTYLWD
- a CDS encoding WXG100 family type VII secretion target, which encodes MGTKFSVANNAVTAHATNLDSTVAALNGQASRFLASVESLPSVWKGASFDSWDRLSTTWHQAMNDLNTALEQIRAGIGQAGSLYTSGEVDQAGALDSAYQSFAWDAAKFRG
- a CDS encoding WXG100 family type VII secretion target — translated: MSDLFAYDEGVAEGASSDLLGVAGGIESSLDELSGFVGRVQSQWEGDEMHTYQAIQSQWNTAADTIREILRQMTGSLENNTGLVRDMRTSVRGAITR
- a CDS encoding DNA/RNA non-specific endonuclease, whose amino-acid sequence is MAATSSGVHADAPETDTGLLDQALTSLTEGRFPAELFVMDGDPDRIAGTGRAWSDFGRATTDASHRIAALDTSRFLGLEATLFTGVKDDYLAHRLQITGEAYTRAGNSLQQYATELARLQIQMDPIAADAPHTYGELQEAVAAVRTSNVVTLGGALDHLGRVRARWDSLVTTATDLQRELNRAVETTVADINSATALRFAENPIGEQAFAIVGRGIDSVFDRPLNPVAAQSGPMRTLVNGSDTLSEIAGVSSTAAILPSITAVAAPLTAAAITGSTLSAAAVKTATGIGDWRRILLRAALDAIPLAKPARLAYRVAGISGLAPTDDLVDLVVPDPDTPTAAGRFGTGKLTTIPDPALSGAPFVLRIPTRLNQRDQQRGAEYDDGRHSTGTASGERIQLVLDPAAGYEQLTVPASGGGEQNFILINHRDAPVRYRFAAPLPADGRIEANPDGSMSIVDADGGAVAHIARPWAYDALGRPVATDYTADGEGLVQTVYPTPDSVFPILADPPIPTAPIPTGPLSDVTATEGRNTATWTVDELGRPVKATAILKEAFADETRGSAENDYTSRVGKAGGRDASNGGPDDGGHVIGHRFMRDQGLKNMFPQNWNFNRSAYKKLENEWAAWTDAGGVVYVDVELEEFDGVRPDVVRVRYRVETPDGTVVYTPEQETFDNESNQEFKRLTGKQVRRLMKDALDEEANGGQGSGGGSPRDGEDDSTVDHADPETSEPAPEPTGPQDSLIAVPQPGDHQLPGQPSGPRGPGVPGEFEQPEGPAVPLDPENPDVQPPIEPTEPQFPLEPSPVEPTVPEPIQPPVVPDPVNPPVQPQDPVPVQPGLPQPPPVTLPSPPPNYHFVPDDSANPNGGWWLAPNPKYSEVYPPDGQTLPVPPQGYSWEYRNGIWNLEQTPPGYTAPPGTPHWLPTAPPGYHWGPYNGGGVTLLPDNPQQPSQPQTLPPAPYGYGWLSQPGGAQLYPMPYKRVPGDPQGLDPNPQPTRPNKPDNGGSKDPSLWDRINPFGKGTPGFPGIPIPLPRGRIPVPRFADLDSGPDRAPEPNYIPEPSEPTPDHEDFAPPEPAPTPEPETFTPPDPPEADYSPPPAPAPAPTPAPAAPEPSPGQPTPAPAPGPGWNGGTGPNLSPEDRV
- a CDS encoding immunity protein YezG family protein, with translation MADPTFDSPEADALLLEVGSNILRDREFADDYGKFRWEALSVVVRINDHAIWMNGYGYSDTGRWEARTPRSDDLKDKIRRLRAVMQKPGETAWQSCLIQLKRSDMALQIDFEYDDVDRWFDMMPRELMPQ